A genomic segment from bacterium encodes:
- a CDS encoding HD domain-containing protein produces the protein MAEAEIVIRAAHLAAQKHRGQVRKGVAGYPYINHPIEVAYELVRVAGVSDAPVLAAALLHDVVEDTDVTPGDIEAEFGRGVREIVDELTDDMTLDKPSRKKKQFEMASELSHDARLIRIADKICNLRDILDDPPPGWTPERKAGYFEWCKAVVDRIRGTNAALEAEFDRVHGASHASE, from the coding sequence ATGGCCGAGGCCGAAATCGTCATCCGCGCGGCTCATCTGGCCGCGCAGAAACATCGCGGTCAGGTCCGCAAGGGCGTGGCCGGGTATCCCTATATCAATCACCCGATCGAGGTGGCCTACGAGCTTGTGCGCGTGGCGGGCGTGTCGGACGCTCCGGTCCTCGCCGCCGCGCTGCTGCATGATGTCGTGGAGGACACCGACGTTACTCCCGGCGATATCGAGGCCGAGTTTGGCCGGGGCGTGCGGGAGATCGTCGACGAGTTGACCGACGACATGACGCTCGACAAACCGTCGCGAAAAAAGAAGCAATTTGAGATGGCGTCGGAGCTGTCGCACGACGCGCGGCTGATCCGCATCGCGGACAAGATTTGCAATCTGCGCGATATCCTGGACGATCCGCCGCCGGGTTGGACCCCGGAACGCAAGGCGGGCTATTTCGAATGGTGCAAGGCTGTCGTGGATCGGATTCGCGGCACGAATGCGGCCCTCGAAGCGGAGTTTGACCGCGTCCATGGCGCGTCGCATGCATCGGAGTGA
- a CDS encoding energy-coupling factor ABC transporter ATP-binding protein: MSGAPAITLAGVSFRYRRAEADALSGVDLDIPEGAFHGIIGRNRAGKSTLASTINRVVPAFHRGDMRGAVRVRGEDTAGRTCAEMSAVVGMVFQDFETQLFSTSVRREMAFYMENLGFPPARMRESAARRLAELGLSDLIDREPATLSGGQKQRLALASVLAADTPVVVLDEPTTDLDPAAARELSATIRAMRAEGRTIMLITHDLSLVEDADRAHLIDAGSVAASDAPRTLFADAAALAVRGLRPTQIDELAQRLGIDALPRDVEKAAQVLGRSHPLPDGRGSDPGAQASRVFRSHPLPDGRGSDGGRGSDGLRGSDGGRGSDDGRGTDIADAAPGDVVASVRGLRAGYVRGVEVLRGVDLSVREGEIVALLGANGSGKTTLIRHLAGLMKPWGGEAVVGDRAVGGVRPPERARLVGIVVQNPDHQIFRASCLDEVAFGLLQIGTSDGEIETRAREALALVGLDARADSDPFTMTKGDRKKLALACVVACRPRLLLLDEPTTGLDAAEQDALMGTVERLAARRHAVVMITHVMEIAARHSHRALVLDAGNVIAEGETFDVFGNRDALARAHLAAPPAVALAHRLGVRARDAEELAARLSRGVA; the protein is encoded by the coding sequence GTGAGCGGCGCGCCGGCCATAACGCTTGCCGGCGTTTCCTTTCGGTATCGGCGCGCGGAAGCCGATGCGTTGTCCGGCGTCGACCTCGACATTCCCGAAGGCGCGTTCCACGGCATCATCGGGCGCAATCGCGCGGGCAAGTCGACGCTCGCCTCCACGATCAACCGCGTCGTGCCCGCGTTTCATCGAGGCGACATGCGTGGCGCCGTCCGCGTGCGCGGCGAGGATACGGCGGGACGCACCTGCGCCGAGATGTCCGCCGTGGTGGGCATGGTGTTTCAGGACTTCGAGACGCAGCTTTTTTCCACGAGCGTGCGCCGCGAAATGGCGTTCTACATGGAGAATCTCGGCTTTCCGCCCGCGCGCATGCGCGAATCGGCGGCGCGGCGGCTCGCGGAACTTGGCCTATCCGATCTGATCGACCGCGAACCGGCGACACTCTCCGGCGGACAGAAGCAGCGGCTCGCGCTCGCGTCGGTACTTGCGGCGGATACGCCCGTCGTGGTGCTCGACGAGCCGACGACCGATCTTGATCCCGCCGCGGCCCGCGAGCTTTCCGCGACAATCCGCGCGATGCGCGCCGAAGGCCGGACGATCATGCTGATCACGCACGACCTTTCGCTCGTCGAGGATGCGGACCGCGCACACCTGATCGACGCGGGAAGCGTCGCGGCAAGCGACGCGCCGCGCACGCTGTTTGCCGACGCGGCGGCGCTGGCGGTGCGGGGACTGCGTCCGACGCAAATCGACGAATTGGCGCAGCGGCTTGGGATCGACGCGTTGCCGCGCGATGTGGAGAAGGCGGCCCAGGTGCTGGGGCGAAGCCACCCGCTCCCTGACGGTCGCGGCTCTGATCCGGGAGCACAGGCGTCCCGCGTGTTTCGAAGCCACCCGCTCCCTGACGGTCGCGGCTCTGATGGCGGTCGCGGCTCCGATGGCCTTCGCGGCTCTGACGGCGGTCGCGGCTCTGACGACGGTCGCGGCACAGACATCGCAGATGCGGCGCCGGGCGATGTGGTCGCGAGCGTGCGCGGATTGCGGGCGGGTTACGTGCGCGGCGTGGAGGTCTTGCGCGGCGTCGATCTTTCCGTGCGCGAGGGGGAGATTGTCGCGCTGCTCGGCGCGAACGGATCGGGAAAGACCACGCTGATCCGCCACCTCGCGGGCCTGATGAAGCCGTGGGGCGGCGAGGCTGTCGTCGGCGATCGCGCGGTCGGCGGCGTGCGCCCGCCGGAACGCGCCCGGCTTGTCGGCATCGTGGTGCAGAATCCCGATCATCAGATTTTTCGCGCGAGTTGCCTTGACGAGGTGGCCTTCGGGCTTTTGCAGATCGGCACGTCGGATGGCGAAATCGAGACGCGCGCGCGCGAGGCTCTGGCGCTCGTCGGCCTGGATGCGCGCGCGGACAGCGATCCGTTCACAATGACCAAGGGCGATCGCAAAAAGCTCGCACTGGCGTGCGTTGTCGCGTGCCGCCCTCGCCTTCTGCTTCTCGACGAGCCGACGACGGGGCTCGACGCCGCGGAGCAGGACGCGCTGATGGGGACGGTGGAGCGCCTGGCCGCGCGCCGGCATGCGGTTGTCATGATCACGCACGTCATGGAGATCGCGGCGCGGCACTCGCACCGCGCGCTGGTGCTGGATGCCGGAAACGTGATCGCCGAGGGCGAAACGTTCGACGTGTTCGGCAACCGCGATGCGCTGGCCCGCGCGCATCTGGCGGCGCCGCCCGCCGTGGCGCTGGCGCACCGCCTGGGCGTACGCGCGCGCGACGCGGAGGAGTTGGCGGCGCGGCTTTCGCGAGGCGTGGCGTGA
- a CDS encoding QueT transporter family protein: MVVLVAVSAACYVAVLIPFKIAVIVPGLTEARPGAAVPVLFSFLFGPAGAFGAAFGNLIGDILGGMFGPGSIPGFVGNFVYGFVPYAAWRALAGASPPGARGAIDWLLAGGIVVLACLSIATIIGWGADLLGLAPFAALGNIIFLNNLLASVALALPGIALTHRRVERAGLLWHEILDNTDTGRGRFRYLGLALLIAGSVGGFATGNVISLGALGADFGAAGFAGPSGTAAVGAGVAPFVALILAGCALL; this comes from the coding sequence ATGGTTGTGCTCGTCGCCGTTTCCGCGGCGTGCTACGTGGCGGTGCTGATCCCGTTCAAGATCGCAGTCATCGTGCCGGGGCTGACGGAGGCGCGGCCGGGCGCGGCGGTGCCCGTGCTGTTTTCCTTTCTGTTCGGGCCGGCGGGCGCGTTCGGCGCGGCGTTCGGCAATCTGATCGGCGACATCCTCGGAGGCATGTTCGGGCCCGGCAGTATCCCCGGGTTTGTCGGCAACTTCGTGTACGGCTTCGTGCCCTACGCCGCGTGGCGCGCGCTGGCGGGCGCGTCGCCGCCGGGCGCGCGCGGCGCCATCGACTGGCTTCTCGCCGGCGGCATCGTCGTTCTGGCGTGCCTTTCGATCGCGACCATCATCGGATGGGGCGCGGATCTGCTCGGCCTTGCGCCTTTCGCGGCGCTCGGAAACATCATCTTTCTGAACAACCTGCTCGCGTCTGTCGCGCTCGCCCTTCCCGGCATCGCCCTGACGCACCGCCGCGTCGAACGCGCGGGGCTTTTGTGGCACGAGATTCTCGACAATACCGACACGGGACGAGGGCGGTTTCGCTATCTCGGTCTTGCGCTCCTGATTGCCGGCTCGGTCGGCGGATTCGCGACGGGCAACGTCATTTCGCTTGGCGCGCTTGGCGCGGACTTCGGCGCGGCGGGATTCGCCGGACCGAGCGGCACGGCGGCGGTCGGCGCGGGCGTGGCGCCGTTTGTCGCGCTGATCCTCGCCGGCTGCGCGCTGCTCTGA
- a CDS encoding acyl-CoA desaturase: MPISIVVRGADEKVNWLSSVPFFLLHLLPLGALWTGVSWFDVALCVALYYIRMFFVTAGYHRYFSHRGYKMGRVMQFLMAFGATTCGQKGVLWWAANHRHHHRFSDTDEDIHSPLKGFWWSHVGWILCDKYKDVMNEYIKDFAKFPELRWLQKYNLVPVALLGAFVLLVFGPSAFFIGFALSTVLLYHGTFTVNSLAHVFGRRRYATTDTSRNSFLISLLTLGEGWHNNHHYYAASARQGFFWWEIDVSYYVLKVLSWFGLVWDLRQPPARVLTENLIREGALDAGIINAHLNRIAQTLTETQREAGDFYEHKKRLVEEFVEYARARTLSLAEVTRETMEEFVETTKTKADDFANRTRETAGNIVRLSSGPLDAQD; the protein is encoded by the coding sequence ATGCCGATTTCCATCGTCGTGCGCGGCGCCGACGAGAAGGTGAATTGGCTCTCGAGCGTCCCCTTCTTCCTTTTGCATCTGCTGCCGCTTGGCGCGTTATGGACCGGCGTTAGCTGGTTTGACGTCGCGCTTTGCGTCGCCCTGTACTACATCCGGATGTTTTTCGTCACCGCGGGTTACCACCGCTATTTCTCGCACCGCGGCTACAAGATGGGCCGCGTCATGCAGTTCCTGATGGCGTTCGGCGCGACGACCTGCGGCCAGAAGGGCGTTTTGTGGTGGGCCGCCAACCACCGGCATCACCACCGATTCTCCGACACGGACGAGGACATCCACTCGCCCCTCAAGGGCTTTTGGTGGAGCCACGTCGGCTGGATCCTTTGCGACAAATACAAGGACGTGATGAACGAATACATCAAGGACTTCGCGAAGTTTCCGGAGCTGCGCTGGCTGCAGAAATACAACCTCGTGCCCGTGGCGTTGCTCGGTGCCTTCGTGCTGCTGGTGTTCGGGCCGTCGGCGTTTTTCATCGGCTTCGCGCTTTCGACCGTGCTGCTCTACCACGGCACGTTCACCGTCAATTCGCTCGCGCACGTGTTCGGACGGCGGCGCTACGCGACGACGGACACGAGCCGCAATTCGTTTCTGATCTCCCTTCTCACGCTCGGCGAGGGGTGGCACAATAACCATCACTATTACGCCGCGAGCGCGCGCCAGGGCTTTTTCTGGTGGGAGATCGACGTCAGCTACTATGTCCTCAAGGTCCTGTCGTGGTTTGGTCTCGTGTGGGATCTGCGGCAGCCGCCCGCGCGCGTGCTGACCGAGAATCTCATCCGCGAGGGCGCGCTCGACGCGGGGATCATCAACGCGCACCTGAACCGCATCGCGCAGACCTTGACCGAAACGCAGCGCGAGGCGGGCGATTTCTACGAGCACAAGAAGCGGCTCGTGGAGGAGTTCGTGGAATACGCGCGTGCGCGAACGCTTTCACTTGCCGAGGTGACGCGGGAGACCATGGAGGAGTTCGTCGAAACCACGAAGACGAAGGCGGACGATTTCGCGAACCGCACCCGCGAGACGGCGGGGAATATCGTGCGCCTTTCCTCGGGACCGCTCGACGCCCAGGATTGA
- a CDS encoding penicillin acylase family protein, which produces MSVPLPLRRALTVAFVLALSLFAAGCQRGEDEDDAAAAPDDPFGIDIARTIESPGISAGADVLVDTWGIPHIFAANPNDALHIQAYLSCKDRLFEMDMARRIPQGRLGELLGQLPAVGPIAADLIVRTVDLDFRSIMMGPDGVLIADRLIETMDEGVLALVQAYANGVNECLADIVAGRNGLTEPPAYEGLVAVDPAVLEPWTPYDTVSLLMLSLWSASNSVSRELAFGEALAALGPEKFLDFFRGQPADPTTILPDGFDSIDPLAIDAAPIDKAALVRRADELRPALDAIRGARERLDELHGFFGSPGFHSNSWSVAGDRIAADGSFVANDPHLDLLHPPFFWIVHVDTTLYGEGDLNFAGLAIAGAPGVQIGHNGRVGWGGTNAYMDTYDAYVETLADGGESVVFKGGPVKIYNAQQEFFRDMTHEAEPRKIPVQIVPHHGPIVPGSCTKTHCVSLKWTAQEPGTEMQAYLDILFAKDVDEALDAWSLYRKGPYNWAVGDASGRIGFSAAVDMPIRDNWKVYPPYLPLPGDGLAEWVGFVPDEFVPRMTDPESGQIVTANNDIIGTMLDNDPTDDPHYFYYDMDLGLRAGRIDRMLTGLGDPLSLDDMERVQTDNFSVLGRRIVPHLLDAANVRPELVDGARAEGLARLAAWNFTTPTGVTHAWRDTWPSDEEIAESIGATIFHSFFGHLALRTFADEFEDAGLDLPGLSGGPQWEARCLLKLLEDVGALIHGEAWWDDIRTPEVETREEIVLAALGDAMDELFEILGGVTGEWQWGRVHTSEFGLSFEGIEIPSFLSPVLGPAPRGGGTFTVNVANVTSLVGDYRDGHAPGARMVMNVDGEKNESRVVIPGGQSERFDSPHRDDLFDEFLNDAYIPLYWTIDEIVPVTAERIRFTPAS; this is translated from the coding sequence ATGTCCGTGCCGCTTCCGCTTCGACGTGCGCTGACCGTCGCCTTCGTGCTGGCGCTTTCGCTTTTCGCCGCCGGCTGCCAGCGCGGCGAGGACGAGGATGACGCCGCCGCCGCGCCGGACGATCCGTTCGGCATCGACATCGCGCGGACGATCGAATCCCCCGGCATTTCGGCCGGCGCGGACGTGCTCGTCGATACGTGGGGCATCCCGCACATCTTCGCCGCAAACCCGAACGACGCGCTGCACATCCAGGCGTACCTCTCGTGCAAGGATCGCCTGTTCGAAATGGACATGGCCCGCCGTATCCCTCAGGGGCGGCTTGGCGAGTTGCTCGGCCAGCTTCCGGCTGTCGGGCCGATCGCCGCGGATCTCATCGTCCGCACGGTCGATCTGGATTTCCGCTCGATCATGATGGGCCCCGACGGCGTTCTCATCGCCGACCGCCTGATCGAAACGATGGACGAGGGCGTTCTCGCGCTTGTGCAAGCGTACGCGAATGGCGTCAACGAGTGCCTGGCCGACATCGTCGCCGGCCGAAACGGACTCACCGAACCGCCCGCCTACGAGGGTCTCGTGGCGGTCGATCCCGCCGTGCTCGAGCCGTGGACGCCGTACGACACCGTATCCCTTCTCATGCTCTCGCTCTGGAGCGCGTCAAACAGCGTCAGCCGCGAATTGGCCTTCGGCGAGGCGCTCGCCGCGCTCGGCCCGGAAAAATTCCTCGACTTCTTCCGCGGCCAGCCCGCCGATCCCACGACGATCCTGCCGGACGGCTTCGACTCCATCGACCCGCTCGCGATCGACGCCGCGCCGATCGATAAGGCGGCGCTCGTGCGTCGCGCGGACGAACTTCGCCCCGCGCTTGACGCCATCCGCGGCGCGCGCGAGCGCCTCGACGAGTTGCACGGGTTTTTCGGATCGCCCGGCTTCCACTCGAACTCGTGGTCGGTCGCCGGCGATCGCATCGCGGCGGACGGATCGTTTGTCGCCAACGACCCGCATCTCGATCTTCTTCACCCGCCGTTTTTCTGGATCGTCCACGTCGATACGACGCTCTACGGCGAGGGCGATCTAAACTTCGCGGGCCTCGCCATCGCCGGCGCGCCCGGCGTGCAGATCGGCCATAACGGCCGCGTCGGCTGGGGCGGCACGAACGCCTACATGGACACGTACGACGCCTATGTCGAAACGCTCGCCGACGGCGGCGAGTCGGTCGTCTTCAAGGGCGGGCCGGTGAAAATCTACAACGCGCAGCAGGAATTTTTCCGCGACATGACGCACGAAGCCGAGCCGCGAAAAATCCCCGTGCAAATCGTGCCGCACCACGGGCCGATCGTTCCCGGATCGTGCACGAAAACGCACTGCGTCAGTCTGAAATGGACCGCCCAGGAACCGGGCACGGAGATGCAGGCGTATCTCGATATCCTCTTCGCCAAGGACGTGGACGAGGCGCTCGACGCGTGGAGCCTGTATCGCAAGGGACCCTACAACTGGGCTGTCGGCGACGCGAGCGGCCGCATCGGTTTCAGCGCGGCGGTGGACATGCCGATCCGCGACAACTGGAAGGTTTACCCGCCGTACCTGCCGCTTCCCGGCGACGGACTCGCGGAGTGGGTCGGTTTCGTGCCCGACGAATTTGTCCCGCGCATGACCGATCCCGAAAGCGGGCAGATCGTCACCGCGAATAACGACATCATCGGCACGATGCTCGACAACGACCCGACCGACGATCCGCACTACTTCTATTACGACATGGACCTCGGCCTTCGCGCCGGTCGCATCGACCGCATGCTCACCGGACTTGGCGACCCGCTTTCGCTCGACGACATGGAACGTGTGCAGACCGATAATTTCAGCGTACTTGGCCGGCGCATCGTGCCGCACCTGCTCGACGCCGCGAACGTGCGTCCGGAGCTGGTGGACGGCGCGCGAGCCGAAGGTCTTGCGCGTCTTGCCGCCTGGAATTTCACGACGCCCACCGGCGTGACGCACGCCTGGCGCGACACGTGGCCGAGCGATGAGGAGATCGCCGAAAGCATCGGAGCCACGATCTTTCATTCGTTTTTCGGGCATCTCGCATTGCGTACCTTCGCGGACGAGTTCGAGGATGCGGGTCTCGATCTGCCCGGCCTGTCCGGCGGGCCGCAGTGGGAAGCGCGCTGCCTGCTGAAGCTCCTGGAAGACGTCGGCGCGCTGATCCACGGCGAGGCGTGGTGGGACGATATCCGCACGCCCGAGGTCGAGACGCGCGAGGAGATCGTGTTGGCGGCGCTCGGCGACGCGATGGACGAACTGTTCGAAATTCTTGGAGGCGTCACCGGCGAATGGCAGTGGGGACGCGTGCATACCTCCGAGTTTGGCCTGTCGTTCGAGGGCATCGAGATCCCCTCGTTCCTCTCGCCTGTGCTTGGCCCCGCGCCGCGCGGCGGCGGCACGTTCACCGTCAACGTCGCGAACGTCACGAGCCTCGTGGGCGACTACCGCGACGGCCACGCGCCCGGCGCGCGCATGGTGATGAACGTGGACGGCGAGAAAAACGAAAGCCGCGTCGTCATCCCCGGCGGCCAGTCCGAACGTTTCGATTCGCCGCACCGCGACGACCTGTTCGACGAGTTCCTTAACGACGCGTACATCCCGCTTTACTGGACCATCGACGAAATCGTTCCCGTCACGGCGGAACGCATCCGGTTCACCCCGGCATCCTGA
- a CDS encoding OprO/OprP family phosphate-selective porin — MRKILAGLAITAILALAQAANAQFMPDTWPFENEGDPEFFVRPTGRLLVGYTAYNQMDYDKVIAYPGSPDDERGFALNNAELGLNGHVLFDWLTVKLLGEAQNRDGERTDVALKYAFMRLHWTHENWEDESFTPYFGGTIGAQKIPFSRQSLAGEGDLQFIRRAMAVEQMPIRYDVGATFEPSCVIRSGDGDEIVSLDLAGGAFNGREDKQYGRDDNDNRMYVARARVDLFGPMETGEGDLTPLESEREWIPQISLGASLLQNNDLGTIVKAIGYDAEIRWAGVSVSGEMIATRFEPDVSDDIIAEQFADDWETSGWHVQGGWFVIPRHVELAARYEEFRLELLTDDLDDRLLANTTAGLNVHFATRHRLKLQANYVWRAELEGMPEIDNDTVTLQAGLQF, encoded by the coding sequence ATGCGAAAGATTCTGGCGGGCCTGGCGATCACCGCGATCCTCGCGTTAGCGCAAGCAGCAAACGCGCAGTTCATGCCCGACACATGGCCGTTCGAAAACGAGGGCGATCCGGAGTTTTTCGTGCGTCCCACGGGGCGGCTCCTTGTCGGATACACCGCGTACAACCAGATGGACTACGACAAGGTCATCGCGTATCCCGGCTCGCCGGATGACGAGCGCGGGTTTGCGCTCAACAACGCCGAGTTGGGGTTGAATGGCCACGTCCTTTTCGACTGGCTCACCGTGAAGCTTCTCGGCGAGGCGCAAAATCGCGACGGCGAGCGCACGGATGTCGCGCTCAAATACGCCTTCATGCGTCTTCACTGGACGCACGAGAACTGGGAAGACGAAAGCTTCACCCCATATTTCGGCGGAACCATCGGCGCGCAGAAGATCCCGTTTTCGCGCCAGAGCCTCGCAGGCGAGGGCGATCTGCAATTCATCCGCCGCGCGATGGCGGTCGAGCAGATGCCGATCCGCTACGACGTCGGCGCCACCTTTGAGCCGTCGTGCGTCATCCGGAGCGGCGACGGGGATGAGATCGTCAGCCTGGATCTTGCCGGCGGCGCGTTCAACGGCCGCGAGGACAAGCAATACGGACGCGACGACAACGACAACCGGATGTACGTCGCCCGCGCGCGCGTCGACCTGTTCGGCCCGATGGAAACGGGCGAAGGCGACCTCACGCCGCTTGAGTCCGAGCGCGAATGGATACCGCAAATCTCCCTTGGCGCGTCTCTGCTGCAAAACAACGACCTGGGCACGATCGTAAAGGCGATCGGCTACGACGCCGAAATCCGCTGGGCCGGCGTTTCGGTTTCCGGCGAGATGATCGCCACGCGCTTTGAACCCGACGTCTCCGATGACATCATTGCGGAACAATTCGCGGACGACTGGGAAACCTCCGGCTGGCACGTGCAGGGCGGGTGGTTTGTCATCCCGCGCCACGTGGAACTCGCCGCGCGATACGAGGAATTCCGCCTGGAACTTCTCACCGACGACCTCGACGACCGCCTGCTCGCGAACACGACGGCGGGCCTGAACGTCCATTTCGCGACGCGGCATCGCCTGAAGCTGCAAGCCAACTACGTCTGGCGCGCCGAGCTTGAGGGCATGCCCGAGATCGACAACGACACCGTGACGCTTCAGGCGGGGCTGCAATTCTGA
- a CDS encoding energy-coupling factor transporter transmembrane protein EcfT — protein MKGFFVTDASFLGRRHPVTRTLFMVLLCVPPMIVRDPGPMAIVVACYAAIAAASRALASVWRIRALVVVFFFTTTVMWSVFFPAPDPPLLEVLFVRVTPGSIAHGVAMALRLLAFLLAAMIYLSATRIEEMSFALERLGVPYRASFALSLAFRLTPLFLESARHIQTAQIARGVDFDAGSVLTRARRYVSILVPVLVAALRNADGLALALESKGFGAPGERTSMFEYRAGAADLAVLLLGAAMIAAAVAWRMVE, from the coding sequence GTGAAAGGCTTTTTCGTCACCGATGCGTCTTTCCTTGGCCGGCGGCATCCGGTGACGCGCACGCTGTTTATGGTGCTGCTGTGCGTGCCGCCAATGATCGTTCGCGATCCGGGGCCGATGGCCATCGTCGTCGCGTGTTACGCCGCGATCGCGGCGGCGTCGCGCGCGCTCGCGTCCGTCTGGCGCATCCGCGCGCTTGTCGTCGTGTTCTTTTTCACGACAACTGTGATGTGGTCCGTATTTTTCCCCGCGCCCGATCCGCCGCTGTTGGAGGTGCTGTTCGTGCGTGTGACGCCGGGGTCGATCGCGCACGGCGTCGCGATGGCGCTGCGTCTTCTCGCGTTTCTTCTCGCGGCGATGATCTACCTGTCCGCAACGCGCATCGAGGAGATGAGTTTCGCGCTCGAGCGCCTGGGCGTGCCTTATCGCGCGTCGTTCGCGCTGTCGCTCGCGTTCCGGCTGACGCCGCTATTTCTGGAAAGCGCACGGCACATCCAGACCGCGCAGATCGCGCGCGGCGTGGATTTTGATGCGGGGTCCGTGCTCACGCGCGCGAGGCGGTATGTGTCGATCCTCGTTCCGGTGCTTGTGGCCGCGTTGCGCAACGCGGACGGGCTGGCGCTTGCGCTCGAGTCCAAGGGTTTCGGCGCACCCGGCGAGCGGACGTCGATGTTCGAATACCGCGCGGGCGCGGCGGACCTGGCGGTGCTTTTGCTCGGCGCGGCGATGATCGCGGCGGCGGTCGCCTGGCGGATGGTCGAGTAA
- the moaA gene encoding GTP 3',8-cyclase MoaA has protein sequence MPAPMPLAGPLVDQHGRTFTYLRIAVTEACNLRCVYCMPEEGLPLTPERERLSGDEIRRVIRVGARLGVSKIRFTGGEPTLRPDLPDLVADASRTSGIASVHLTTNGLLLAKLAHPLADAGLSGVNVSVDSLDAARYRQIARRDAFGPAMAGLAAAIDAGIASVKINVVALHGMNDDEIAAFARLTREMPVSVRFIELMPFDSHQIWRTGRFVTSGQIVDALHAAYPDIEDAGGTRTEHRAFRLPGARGTIGVIPAYTRDLCGACDRIRLTADGRIRNCLFARGEFDLRALLRDGSGDAAIETRLREAVWAKARDGWDAQREATPVAFVGRVRESMTEIGG, from the coding sequence ATGCCCGCGCCAATGCCCCTGGCCGGGCCGCTTGTCGACCAACACGGCCGGACGTTCACCTACCTGCGCATTGCGGTGACCGAGGCGTGCAACCTGCGGTGCGTGTATTGCATGCCGGAAGAAGGCTTACCGCTGACGCCCGAACGCGAACGCCTTTCCGGCGACGAAATCCGGCGCGTCATCCGCGTGGGCGCCCGGCTTGGCGTCTCGAAAATCCGCTTCACGGGCGGCGAGCCGACGTTGCGCCCCGATCTTCCCGATCTCGTGGCCGACGCTTCGCGGACTTCCGGCATTGCGTCGGTCCATTTGACGACAAACGGGCTGCTGCTGGCGAAGCTGGCGCACCCGCTTGCCGACGCGGGTTTGTCCGGCGTGAATGTCAGCGTCGACAGTCTCGATGCCGCGCGCTATCGCCAGATCGCGCGGCGCGATGCTTTTGGACCGGCGATGGCGGGGCTGGCCGCCGCGATCGACGCCGGCATCGCGAGCGTGAAGATCAACGTCGTTGCGCTGCACGGGATGAACGACGATGAGATCGCCGCGTTCGCGCGCCTGACGCGCGAGATGCCGGTGAGCGTGCGTTTCATCGAGCTGATGCCGTTTGACAGCCACCAGATCTGGCGAACAGGGCGATTCGTGACGTCCGGCCAGATCGTCGACGCCCTGCACGCGGCGTATCCGGATATCGAGGACGCCGGCGGCACGCGCACCGAACATCGCGCGTTTCGACTGCCGGGCGCGCGCGGGACGATCGGTGTCATCCCCGCTTACACGCGCGATCTTTGCGGCGCGTGCGACCGCATCCGCCTGACGGCCGACGGCAGGATTCGCAACTGCCTGTTCGCGCGCGGCGAATTCGATCTGCGCGCGCTTTTGCGCGACGGCTCCGGCGACGCCGCGATCGAAACGCGCCTTCGCGAGGCCGTGTGGGCGAAAGCGCGCGACGGCTGGGATGCACAGCGAGAGGCGACGCCGGTGGCGTTCGTTGGCCGCGTGCGCGAGAGCATGACGGAGATCGGGGGGTAG